GTTGCACAAGAAATGAGAACTATGATAATAAAAAAAGAATATGACAAAATGATAAATGCACCATTTCCATGGTGGTCGAGTGTATTGTTGTGATGTCACTAATAAGTCAACTTTTGCTTTTTAAAGAAAAGTATTTAAGATAGAATGTTGTAACCTCTTGTGTGCTGCTAGTATGCTATTCTTGTGTGCCTCCTTTGCCACTTCAAATAGTTGATTCAGCATACTCCATAGGCATCCTCAATAACCATGTATGCAAACAGAGAATCACAAGGACACACTAAAAACCCACTTGCGCTTTTAGATCTACACAAACTTGTATGACACCAGTGCAGTGAGTGCACATGTCTGCTCATGCAATATAATGCAAACGCTAGTCCAATAATAGCTGGCGATTAGGACTTCAGGTTGAAGCAAACAGGGAGAGTCATTTGTCATACACTGTTAACGTTATTTACCCCCGAGGGCTGAATGTCCCAACTGAATGATTTCCACCATAACAAAACAATGGATCTAAATGATCTAGGACTTTAACAGAGTCACAAAtgccaacctattccctatatattgcactacttttgaccagagccctattggtcttggtcaaaagtaatgcactataggtaatatggtgtcatttgggaagcCACCTATAGTCTTTAACCCACTCTGTACATCTCACATCCTCTGAGCGAACCATGTATCCAAATATATATTGCTGAAGATGTGGTTCTCTATCTTGCTGCTATGTTCTCTAGATTTTATTAGATGTATTATCTTGATCGTAATGGGCTAAAACTCAGCAAATTCTATTTTTTGGTGTCAGATATTATCACTTGCCCTGGCAAACCCAAACACCTTGAGGTGTGTCAGATTTAGATATTTATATTCATAAGCCTACGGTGTTACTTTATGCCATCTATCTAGTGCCATCAACAGAGAGACACTGTTATACCTTCCGTTTTTGCCATGCTAATCTCAGAACAGttaacacatgtcatttagtaagtACAGTTAACACGTCATTAAACCTGGTACTTAATTAACTTACATACTCCCTTCTGGGTCACAAGGCAACTTTTGAACACTGTATGTTACTTTTTCCGTCTGTATGTCAACGCAGGTAGCGAGAGTGAACGATTCAGATGACTTTGCATCGCATAGAAACTTTAAACTCTTTTATCATTTGTTTAGTTTAGTTTTTTGGACACATCAGAAGGGATAGTTCATACACTAAGAACATTTCATTCATTGTTTTGATATACAGTAATGTTTAATTTAATTTAGTTTTTTTTGCTATTTTGTTTGTGTTTATTTATTGAACTGTAATGTTGTTTGACACAGATCCTTGTGTCTGTGCGTTTAGGTAGAACAGTACTGTAACATGTAGGCTCTCTTTTCTCTGAAATGGAATTCAACTTCAATTGAATCGAGTAAAGGGTTGGCACCATGGCTATACAACAGAAAAAATGTAGACTGAAGGAAAATAATCTTATCAACAAATCAATTACTATTAAAATGGGTTTAATGAATCATGTACAGTGTATTTTTAGGAAATTTCGTTGCTATCTGTTGCTCATTCAAGCTATTTGTTTGCcaggatatacagtatacattatTTATTACAGTAGATATTTATTTTTGTCATTCTGAACTACCAGCTTATTCACTATACTTCATCTTATAAACTTAGTTCTAcaatgtttcctgtcctctccagTATTTCACTCAGTTCTACAACGTTTCCAGTATTTTACTCATAGACATTTTAAAAATGAGAGTGTAGTGCACCATATACATATTAGAAGGGAGAGTGTAGTGCACCATATACATATTAGAAGGGAATGTAGTGCACCATATACATATTAGAAGGGCGAGTGTAGTGCACCATATACATATTAGAAGGGAGAGTGTAGTGCACCATATACATATTAGAAAGGAGAGTGTAGTGCACCATATACATATTAGAAAGGAGAGTGTATGGCACCATATACATATTAGAAAGGAGAGTGTATGGCACCATATACATATTAGAAGGGAGAGTGTAGTGCACCATATACATATTAGAAGGGAGAGTGTAGTGCACCATATACATATTAGAAAGGAGAGTGTAGTGCACCATATACATATTAGAAGGGAGAGTGTAGTGCACCATATACATATTAGAAAGGAGAGTGTAGTGCACCATAGACATATTAGAAGGGAGAGTGTAGTGCACCATATACATATTAGAAGGGAGAGTGTAGTGCACCATATACATATTAGAAAGGAGAGTGTAGTGCACCATATACATATTAGAAAGGAGAGTGTAGTGCAGCATGTACATATTAGAAAGGAGAGTGTAGTGCACCATATACATATTAGAAAGGAGAGTATATGGCACcatagacatttaaaaaatgagtGTAGTGCACCATTGGACAGTGTGACAGAGAAACCAATTTGGGACACTGCTCTCATTTGAAACACTTATGTGCTGGGTCAGAGATACTGGGTCAGAGGTCATAGTTCAAACAGGCTTGTATTTATCTGTGGaaactgtgtatgtgtgcatgtgcatgtgtatgtgagtgtgtgtatgagagaaagagtgagagagacagagagagataaggtGCTTTACACATCATCATCTATACAATCACAGTATGGATCAAAGCATACTTCTAGGCTATAACAATAGAGACCACATATACTGTACTCTCTTCCTATTGGTGAAATATAATGTGCCTACTCAAAACATACATTTCATTATCATAATTTGAAAGAAACTGATATGCTTGTGGGACAATAAATCTCTGTCATGTGGATGCTATAAGTCAATGATATCTGCCATACCCCAACAGTAGTttcacatacacgcacgcacacacacacaagttattCATGCACATCTGTTTAATGCAATCCGGAAACAGAACCCCACAATGACTGATAAGATGAAATGGCAAGCTGTTGGATCCCCAAACCCTAGACTGCAGTCTCTTGCTGCAGCCTGCTGTACTGAAGCTTTCATGAGATGAATTTCTGTTCTTGGAATGGTCTCCCTTGCCAGCCAATAGCTGATAGGCTCACCCTGCGCAGCCACCAATCCCGTTCCTGTTGCTAGGGCTATAATAAGCCTTCTGTTATTAGCCCCAGTTCCTTGCTGCACTGTTCAGACACCTATACCATCCTGCAAAAAAAGATGAAAGCTCAAGCAGCAGAGGAAGCATTAGAATTCAGCAGCACCAACCTGTCCCCCACGCTGtgttgtagtgcactacattatctGCACCAAGGACGACAAGACCAACATTCATACGGTGTCCAATAGATTGTGAAAGTATCTTTGAAACAATGACAAAATGATTTATCTGCTAACATTTGTCCTTTTTTCCGACCTTCTAAGCATCTGATGATTTCCTGGATTGCGGCAACATAGACTAGACAGCAGTCAACAACGATACTATAGTATAATCAAGTTAACCAGATACGTTCTCTTTATGTATAAATCACTGATAAATCATGTCAAACCTATTCTATGGGCTCTATTCACATGGTAACACTTTAAAGGGTTTATATTGCATTTACAAATTATTAAATAACCGAAAATGTAATTATAAACCTTTAAGAGGATGTGAGGTCAGTGTTCTTTCTCTGGTCAAAGTGTCAAAATGAGGTCTGGGGTTTTAAAGCAGCCCACTGAGTTAAAAACTGCTTAccgagaaggccagcatcccggggtcgcctcttcactgttgacgttgagactggtgttttgcgggtactatttaatgaagctgccagttgaggacttgtgaggtgtctgtttctcaaactatacactctaatgtacttgtcctcttgctcagttgtgcaccggggcctcccactcctctttctattctggttagagacggtttgcgctgttctgtgaagggagtaatacacagcgttgtacgagatcttcagtttcttgtcaatttctcgcttggaatagccttcatttctcagaacaagtatagactgacgagtttcagaagaaagtcctttgtttctggccatttgagCTTGTAATAAAACCCACaactgctgatgctccagatactcaactactctaaaggccagttttattgcttctttaatgagcataacagttttcagctgtgctaacataattgcaaaagggttttctaatgatcaattagccttttaaaatgataaacttggattagctaacgcaacgtgccattggaacacaggagtgacgattgctgataatgggcctatgtagatattccattaaaaaatcgtctgtttccagctacaatagtcatttacaacattaacaacgtctaaactgtatttctgatcaatttgatgttattttaatggacaaaaaaattgcttttctttcaaaaacaaggacatttctaagtgaccccaaacttttgaacgataatGTATATAAACTTAATTCAAGACAATACATGTTTCTGTTTTCATTCATCCCTGACAAacagctgtgtgtatatatagaggaaACCTTATGTGCACCATCTGAACCATGCACTGCATGTGTTAACAGTCTTTGACTAAATGAACCATGCTAGTATACTATTTTTTAATTTGGGGGGGAATTTTACCctctttttctccacaatttcgatcttgtctcatcgctgcaactccccaacggactCGGGAGCCGAAGGTCAAGtcttgcgtcctccgaaacatgacccgccaaaccgcgcttcttaacaccggcccgcttaacccggaagccagccgcaccaatgtgtcagaggaaacactgttcaactgacggccacagtcagcctgcaggcgcccggcccgccacaagtaGTCGATAGAGCGCGaagagccaagtaaagcccccacggccaaaccctcccctaaccctggcgacgctgggccaattgtccgccgccctatgggacttccaatcacggccggttctatacagcccaggatcgaacccgggtctgtagtgacgcctctagcactgcgaagcagtgccttagaccactgtgcaaCTCGGAAGGCCCAATGCTATTGTATTCTATTCTTACAGTAATATTACATAATTTGCCTGCTACGTCCACTGTGGAATCTGAAGTGAGCCTGCTGTGCTACAAAGGATTTCTTTACAGTGTAAATTACTATCATAACTTAGTCGGGATAGAGGGAGATGGTGTGCTAAATTTGGCTCAGAGTTTTTTGCTTGTTATGCAAGAGTATGTTGATGTCTGATGGACTGACTACACAGTAGACTAGTCTCCGTGGTGGGCTGTCACATTGATGTACCCAGTCTACTCAGTGTCTACTCACAGGCTGCAGGCAGAGAGTACAATTATTAGAACTGTCCGTGTACTCAGCTTCTACAGTACTACTAGCTTTTTAACAGGATGATATTTCTGGAGCTCCACTGGCATTCTCTTTAtttttggtgtgggggggggatgATCATGAATGACAAAATGCATGGTGATCTAATGCATCTACTTGTCTTCCGGCATCTTTTACATGTAGTAAGTTATGAAATCCAAAGTTACGAGTACACAAGTATTGTGTAAGTTAGGAGTACCAAAACAAAGTAGCTTCATAGTTCCATGTGGGATACACATAACAAAATCTTGCAGGGTGATGAATGGGAAACCTTATTGCTTGAGATGTTTGAAACTCCTAAAAATCTGGCATTCTATCAGACAATATTCTCAATATAATCcaacttcttcaggattggtgggtcccctgcgggacggttgagctaacgtaggctaatgtgattagcatgaggttgtaataacaagaacatttcccaggacatagacatacagttgaagtcagaagtttacatacacttaggttggagttattaaaactcgtttttcaaccactccacaaatttcttgttaacaaactaaagttttggcaagtcggttaggacatctactttgtgcatgacacaagtaatttttccaacaattgtttacagacagattatttcactgtatcacaattcaagtgggtcataagtttacatacactaagttgactgtgcctttaaacagcttgtaaaattccagaaaattatttcatggctttagaagcttctgataggctaattgatatcatttgagtcaataggaggtgtacctgtggatgtatttcaaggcctaccttcaaactcagtgcctctgcttgacatcatgggaaaatcaaaagaaatcagcccaaacctcagaaaataattgtaggcctccacaagtctggttcatccttgggagcaatttccaaacgcctgaaggtaccacgttcatctgtacaaacaatagtacgcaagtataaacaccgtgggacgacgcagccgtcataccgcccaggaaggagtcacgttctgtctcctaaagatgaatgtactttggtgagaaaggtgcaaatcaatcccagaacaacagcaaaggaccttgtgaagatgctggaggaaacaggtacaaaagtatctatatccacagtaaaacgagtcctatattgacataacctgaaaggctgctcagcaaggaagaagccactgctccaaaaccgccataaaaaagccagactacggtttggggacactgcacatggggacaaagattgtaccttttggagaaatgtcctctggtctgatgaagcaaaaatagaactgtttggccataattaccaacgttatgtttggaggaaaaagggggagcttgcaagccacagaacaccatcccaaccgtgaaacatgggggtggcagcatcatgttgtgggggtgctttgctgcaggagggactggtgcacttcacaaaatagatggcatcatgaggaggaaaattctgtgaatatactgtagcaacatctcaagacatcagtcagaaagttaaagcttggttgcaagggtcttccaaatggacaatgaccccaagcatacttccaaagttgtggcaaaattgcttcaggacaacaaagtcaaggtattggagtggccatcacaaagccctgacctcaatcctatagaaaatttgtggccagaactgaaaaagtgtgtgagagcaaggaggcctacaaacctgactcagttacaccagctctgtcaggaggaaggggccaaaattcacccaacttattgtgggaagcttgtggaaggctacccgaaacatttgacccaagttaaacagtttgaaggcaatgctaccaaatactaattgagtgtatgtaaacttctgacccactgggaatgtgatgaaagaaataaaagctgaaataaatcattatctctactattattcaaaaatttcacattcttaaaataaagtgatttgggcagtcttgatacaacattttgaacagaaatgcaatggttcattggatcagcctAAAACCTTGCacgtacactgctgccatctagtggccaaaatctaaattgcaccggggctggaataatacattatggcctttctcttgcatttcaaagatgatggtacaaaaaacatacaaaacaactgttggttttttctttgtattatctttcaccagatctaatgtgttatattctcctacattcctttcacatttccccaAACTTCAAAGtgattcctttcaaatggtaccaagaaatgcatatccttgcttcagggcctgacctacaggcagttcgatttgggtatgtcattttaggcgaaaattgaaaaaaaaggtCAGATCCTTAAGAGGATTTATCAAACTTCAAGATTTGATGATCTGTTGTGAGGATTAATTTCCTCCTACTCAGATTTCTCTGGTTCATTTGGCCatggaatatacagtaccagtcgaaggtttggacacacctactcattcaagggtttttctttatttttactattttctccattgccttgatgacagctttgcacactcttgtgttatttcatagttttgatgtcttcactattatgtcTTCTATTATCTAGAAAATAGTAatgtgtcaaaacttttgactggtactgtataaattcTTCCACAAGGCAAAATAAAGACAAATAGTATGAATGACAAAATGTATTATTAATTCATATTAACATTTAGAATTTTCAGCTGAAGTTTTTAAGAAACCTCCCTAAAACAGCACAGAGCCGCTGTTAGCCGCTCCTCTTCATATAATTCACTGGAAATGTCCACTATATTGAAAATACAATTAAAAaagcactgtacagtatatatatttgaAATCAGAAGATTGAAACATGAGACTGCAGAAATACTGATTTCCAGGTGGAAACTTATCTCCCAACTCACTTTCATACAGCATCAAGTGTACATACATGGTCATTTACAGTAAATAAAAAAAgcgggtcacactttatttggatagtccatccgtagatgctctacagatgatCATGCTATCTACAAACTatttgttgataagcaactgctttctAAGGTTACAGTTGGGGTTGGGGTAAGGTTTAGAATAAGTGTTCGGGTAAGGGTTCGAGTTAGGGCTAGCGTAAGGGTAAggattaagtttagggttaggataaaagTTAAGGTtcgggttagtagatagttagttgaaatgttactaatAGTCTGTAAGCGCTTATCTCCAGTTGACCAATATCTACTGCAGATGATCTGTACGTTTGACTCTTCTTGCTATACTTGGTTGTTAGCTATTAGTCGCTAGTCCCAAACATCATCCCtgttaattaaaaataaaatatcagATGTCTGTCAGTTCTCCTGTCAGTTTTTCAAGAGAATAGAGAAAGGTTGGAGCTACAGGACCAATGAAATATATCAAAATGCAATTTTGCCAAAACAGGCCATTCAATGCATTGATTGACAGTAACTACAAGAAGTTACACTAACAATGCAAGTTAAGGTATAAAATACAAGCCACAGCAGAAGATGTCATGTGTTAGCCATGAATTGCACTTGAGAACTGGTGCCTGCAAAATTACACAATGTTGGAAGCTTACTCGTGGGGAGTTTACTTCTTGCTGATGGCCATGGAGAGCACTCCTTCCTGGACTGCTGGCATGGGCAGTGGGACCTTGACGCTGAGCATAccctttggagagagagagaggagatcacCTTCTCAGAGTCCACACCGGGGAGAATACTGCTGCCAGGAGACAGAACAAGTTTGTATCAGAGGAGAGTACTCTCATGTGACAGAAGTTATTATTGTCAATATcggcatcccaaattgcaccctattccctatatactgtagtgtgcTTCTTTTGACCAAGACctaaagggctctggtcaaaagttgtgcaccatataaggaatagtgtgccattttggACGTATCATTGCAATCAACACCCAAGGGATGTTACTTTAGCTTTACAGTTTTATAACTATTGAAATGTTCTGCTTTGTACACACTTGTACTCTTCTCTCTTCGTGCTTTCCTGTTGATATTACAGACACATTGGGGTTAGGAGTGTATCTtcggtgtgtacagtatgtgtatgactCTCTGTGCACAGATTGAGTTCGGTCTACAGTTTATGCTTTAGAGTGCACCTGGCTGTATATTGTATGGgtattgggttgttattttgaaAGGCTTGACTCCCTCCTGAAGCTGCTCTGGGATGCGTTTTCCAACAAAGATGTGTCATTGACCCTTAACTATAGGCTGCAGTACTGTACGGGACTAAGAAATGTAGCATATCTTCTATCTTCGTCTATCCAGTAGGTAAGCaactttttatttgttttattatacaAGAAAGATCAAAGCATAaactgaacgacgacatggataatatagagctggtaggattttccatgcatcggcagaacagagaagctacatctggtaagacgaggggcgggggtgtgtgtctatttgtcaataacagctggtgcgcaatgtctaatattaaagaagtctcgaggtattgctcgcctgaggtagagtaccttatgataagctgtagaccacactatctatcaCGAGagttcatctatattattcgtagccatctacttaccaccacaaactgatgctggcactaagaccgcactcaaccagctgtataaggccataagaaaacaagaaaatgctcacgcAGAAGctgcactcctagtggccggggactttaatgcaggcaaacttaaatctgttttacctcatttctaccagcatgtcacatgtgcaaccagagggaaaaaaactccagaccacctttactccacacacagagatgcatacaaagctctccctcgccctccatttggcaaatttgaccataattctatcatcCGGATTCCTGCTTACAATCAAAAACAAAtttaggaagtaccagtgactcgctcaataaagaagtggtcagatgacgcggatgctacgctacaggactgttttgctagcacagactggaatatgttccgggattcatccaatggcattgaggagcatgccacctcagtcattggcttcatcaataagtgcattgatgacgtcgtccccacagtgaccgtatgtacatatcccaaccagaagccatggattacgggCAACAGccacatcgagctaaaggctagagctgccgctttcaaggagcaggacactaattcGGACCCCTttaagaaatcctgctacgccctcagacgaaccatcaaacaggcaaagcaccgGCTTTGATgctcgtcgaatgtggcagggcttgaaaactattacggactacaaagggaaacccagccgcgaccTGCCCAcactgacagtgtggtgccaggacaacaactcaatgtgagcaagacaaaggaattgatcgtggactacaggaaaaggcgggccgaacaggcccccgttaacattgacggggctgtagtggagcgggtcgagagtttaaagttccttggtgtccacagcaccaacgaactatcatggtccaaacacaagacagtcatgaagagggcacaacaacaccttttccccctcaggggaccccagatcctcaaaaagttctatagcTTCACCATTGagggcatcctgaccggttgcatcaccgcctggtatggcaactgctcggcatctgaccgtaagacagtacagagagtcgtgagtacggcccagtacatcactgaggccaagcttcctgccatccaggacctatatactaggcggagTCAGATGAAAGCCCCAAAAATTGTTGTCAAagtctccagtcaccctagtcatagactgttctctctgctaccgcacggcaagcggtacccggAGCgataagtctaggaccaaaaggctccttaatagcttctacccccaagccataagactcttgaacaattaatcaaatggctacctggattATTGACATTGACTcgccccctcccacacacatgtgtttttacattgctgctactcactgtttattatctatgcatagtcactttatccctacctacatgtacaaattacctcgactaacctgtacccccgcacattgactcggtaccggtaccccctgtatataacctcgttattgtcattttattgttttttacttgtatttggcacatgtgacaaataacgtttgatttgatttgatcaatctTGATTGAGAGAGAAATATTGAATCATGTAAATCATCTAATTCAATAACATGAAGGAATACTGACCGATAATCTCTGTCACTCTATCCTTGGCCTTGACCATCAGCTCCTCAGGGGCAAACTGACGTCCAGGCTGATCCTCCAGGAGTCATGGGGTTTGCTTCCTCTCAGACAGGCCAGATCTGAGCTGGCGGAACATTGTGCAGGCATAGGGGTTGCCCATTAGGCAGTAGAAGTAGAAGCCTACATCCACGGAGGAGCCTGGGGGGCACATGTAGCCGGGCCAGTGGGAGCCTGGCCAGTGGGACCACTTGTCTGGGATCTGGGGCATCCCGAAGGACTGGTCGAAGAGCCGTGTGCTGTGGTGCCAGTTGCGGAAGAGGTCAAAGTTTGGCTCCCGGAGCATAGTGAAAGGGACATGATTTAAACTATTTTCTTGGACTGTTAGGAAACAAAGACAAGCTCATGTGTCCAAAGAAATATATGAGATATACTGTACCCCACCCACCCTGGGAAAAATGACAAGTATGAGGACTATGGACATTAGAGGTAATTTACCTCTGCTGGGTGTGACATACACCCAGCAGCCCACATAGCACAAACGTAAATAACATACAGTACCTACTGCACAGACCTCATGGTACAAAAGCTACAGCGAACACGCCCACAGGATTACACTGCAAAAAACAGCAGTAGCAACAAAGGCTTGGCTTGAGCATTGCAAATAGTCATTTTGTTTCCTGTTGTTGCACCTTTTGATCATGTAAATCATGCACTCTTTGATTGAAACGTGTAATTGTGTATTTCCTGTTTTGCTATCTATTGGTGGTTCTGGTTGGTTAgtatccacacacagagagagaaacagagcacACCCAACAGAGACAGTAAACAGCTGTGAAGATTTGTCAAGACCTTGCAAATGAAAACAGATACTTTGAGAAGACTGTCTGTGTAATCTGCAGCTTTTCGCATTgagtttaaaaacatttttttttattaagaATCATGAAAAGCGGAACAGTGAAAACAGTCTACCAAGGAGTATAGCCGAGAAATGAGCTCTCTTCCGCAGTGGCAGTTCTGAAAGTGATGATTTAATTTGTTGGTTTAGGACTTGATTGCATGTCAGTGACACCA
The sequence above is drawn from the Salvelinus fontinalis isolate EN_2023a chromosome 24, ASM2944872v1, whole genome shotgun sequence genome and encodes:
- the LOC129822497 gene encoding LOW QUALITY PROTEIN: heat shock protein beta-1-like (The sequence of the model RefSeq protein was modified relative to this genomic sequence to represent the inferred CDS: inserted 1 base in 1 codon; deleted 1 base in 1 codon); protein product: MTASATGSASQANAEAQRDSPAQLKPLQLLQPIQENSLNHVPFTMLREPNFDLFRNWHHSTRLFDQSFGMPQIPDKWSHWPGSHWPGYMCPPGSSVDVGFYFYCLMGNPYACTMFRQLRSGLSERKQTPDSWRISLDVXFAPEELMVKAKDRVTEIIGKHEERRVQGMLSVKVPLPMPAVQEGVLSMAISKK